One genomic region from Daphnia magna isolate NIES linkage group LG10, ASM2063170v1.1, whole genome shotgun sequence encodes:
- the LOC116932923 gene encoding RNA-binding protein pno1, which translates to MENINQTEPRSDFVTKPKRKAAKRKEYHADNLNKNQASSMEVSEETAVTLPAFPPVKREKLDSAVEIRKIAVPAHRYSPLKENWMKLFTPIVEHLHLQIRFNLKNRQVEIRTCKDTKDIANVQKAADFVKAFICGFEVEDALALIRLDDLFVDSFEIKDVKSSLKGDHLNRAIGRLAGKGGRTKFTIENVTKTRIVLADQKIHILGSYQNIQIAKRAICNLILGSPPSKVYGNLRAVASRSSDRF; encoded by the exons ATGGAAAATATTAACCAAACAGAGCCTAGAAGTGACTTTGTTACAAAGCCTAAACGAAAAGCAGCTAAACGTAAAGAATACCACGCtgataatttgaataaaaaccAGGCTTCGTCGATGGAAGTGTCCGAAGAGACGGCTGTTACTCTGCCAGCGTTTCCACCAGTCAAGCGAGAAAAGTTAGACAGCGCAGTTGAGATACGTAAAATAGCTGTGCCTGCACACAGATATTCGCCATTGAAAGAGAACTGGATGAAACTTTTCACTCCCATTGTGGAGCATCTACATCTCCAAATCagatttaatttgaaaaaccGTCAGGTTGAAATCAGAACATGTAAGGATACAAAAGACATAG cAAATGTTCAGAAGGCTGCTGATTTTGTAAAAGCTTTTATTTGTGGATTTGAAGTGGAAGATGCATTGGCCTTAATTCGTTTGGATGACCTTTTTGTTGATTCATTTGAGATTAAAGATGTAAAATCATCTCTTAAAG gTGATCATTTGAACAGAGCAATTGGAAGATTAGCAGGAAAGGGTGGACGAACTAAGTTCACCATTGAAAATGTAACAAAGACAAGGATTGTTTTGGCTGAtcaaaaaattcacattttagGTTCAtatcaaaatattcaaattgcTAAAAGAGCAATTTGCAATTTGATTCTGGGTTCTCCTCCTTCTAAGGTTTATGGTAATTTGAGAGCAGTTGCTAGTAGATCATCTGATCGTTTTTAG
- the LOC116931691 gene encoding uncharacterized protein LOC116931691 — MVKICAIVGCINKAGNGVSFFCIPKVIQKDTESGQQLQKKRRSLWIKQLKNSISITDHSDTRVCNEHLITRTPNKDESHPDWVPNVKCNADIITSKEDAKNKLQRHLRKCNRKQVESKDQQSSTPSEKIVVTPLLASYFEDSSATISANPEEQTAEYGDHMDLETANTHSKNEPVDEVIKKLKDELRTTALQRDSAFKEVEKIGDMIAKVSSEKISVCEKLHELQLQVKNNSFFIKGITKTKQGEGSLVLLRFKKKSVNTMTLYYTGLNSFKLLTTIFNALSPTLHQDPRFKVSLKEQFIITLMKLRLNLGIQDLGYRFGVSKKTVASYIEKFLNVMYVRLPPALLLWPDQEALMKTMPISFRVHYPKCVAIIDAFEIFCEMHSNMVDKSSYYSNYKSHHTVKFVFGMTPQGSINFVSKGFGGRSTDVDIVNESRFLDNIAKNDEVMADKGFLVEEAISSRGATLIMPASKGRRQQLEGSETERSRIISNERIHIERGIGNLRKKFTILRGPIKVEHMCSDPSNYAFIDKVVIVCCCLMNSMPSIVPPW; from the exons ATGGTTAAGATATGTGCTATTGTGGGGTGCATAAACAAAGCTGGAAACGGAGTATCTTTCTTTTGTATTCCAAAAGTAATACAGAAAGACACAGAATCAGGACAACAATTACAGAAGAAAAGACGTTCGTTGTGGATCAAGCAACTAAAGAATAGCATTTCCATAACTGATCACAGTGATACTAGGGTTTGTAATGAACATTTAATTACTA GGACTCCTAACAAAGATGAGTCTCACCCTGATTGGGTCCCCAACGTAAAGTGTAATGCTGATATAATAACAAGTAAAGaagatgcaaaaaataaattgcaaCGTCATTTAAGAAAATGCAACAGGAAGCAAGTGGAAAGTAAAGATCAACAGTCATCGACACCCAGTGAGAAAATTGTTGTTACACCATTATTGGCTAGCTATTTCGAAGATTCATCAGCAACTATATCTGCA AACCCTGAAGAACAGACTGCGGAATACGGTGATCATATGGATCTTGAAACAGCCAACACTCATTCCAAAAATGAACCAGTTGATGAAGTAataaaaaagttaaaagatGAACTACGAACTACAGCACTTCAACGAGATTCTGCTTTTAAAGAGGTAGAGAAAATAGGTGACATGATTGCTAAAGTCTCATCGGAGAAAATATCTGTTTGTGAGAAGTTGCATGAGTTACAGCTGCAGGTCAAAAataacagtttttttattaagggGATCACAAAAACGAAGCAGGGGGAGGGGTCGTTGGTTTTGTTACGCTTt aaaaaaaaaagcgtta ACACTATGACACTTTATTACACAGGTCTAAATAGTTTTAAGTTACTTACAACTATTTTTAATGCTTTATCGCCAACTCTACACCAAGATCCTAGGTTTAAAGTATCTTTGAAGGAGCAGTTTATTATTACTTTAATGAAACTAAGGTTAAATTTAGGTATCCAAGATTTAGGCTACAGATTTGGAGTGTCTAAGAAAACAGTAGCATCTTACATAGAGAAATTTCTTAATGTTATGTATGTTCGTCTTCCTCCAGCTTTGTTATTATGGCCAGACCAAGAAGCGTTAATGAAAACTATGCCAATTTCCTTTAGAGTTCATTATCCTAAATGCGTAGCAATAATAGATGCATTTGAAATCTTTTGTGAAATGCACAGTAACATGGTGGATAAGTCTTCTTACTATTCAAATTATAA ATCTCATCACACAGTCAAATTTGTATTTGGCATGACTCCCCAAGGTTCTATAAATTTTGTGTCAAAGGGTTTTGGTGGACGAAGCACTGATGTAGATATCGTAAACGAATCTAGGTTCCTCGATAACATTGCTAAAAATGATGAAGTTATGGCTGACAAAGGATTTTTGGTCGAAGAAGCAATATCATCTCGTGGTGCTACATTAATTATGCCTGCATCTAAAGGACGAAGACAACAGCTAGAAGGATCAGAAACGGAACGATCTAGGATTATATCTAACGAACGTATTCATATAGAAAGAGGTATTGGTAATTTGAGGAAAAAGTTTACTATACTTAGAGGACCAATTAAAGTAGAACACATGTGTTCTGATCCCTCCAACTACGCTTTTATCGATAAAGTTGTGATTGTGTGCTGTTGTTTGATGAACTCAATGCCTTCTATAGTTCCCCCCTGGTAA
- the LOC116932898 gene encoding mucin-16 encodes MQYPSQCYPTPSRSIQPNDFSRASVSSVMAFASNHSPAHIHAVSTTSYLQQTPNNPVQSVPSSSHPRCQFPINNGIYNATLHHTNSPLPHYPDQPSAPIVHHVQLQIPAAQSTRPSFSTAQTTVRQQTVVHPGQQALRHALTSSPGTSVRPHQIIQQRPGYVVIRPQPSNSLSPGCILPTSPRVALSSQPVGITLPTTSTVAVATSSAMRLPPPYPRQQTSSAPNQSTTQKRLLTAEEGVPEVCQPPRKIARAEEEVAASASKPSGDCEVRIVPKKQTGLPVIQSVEGGINTVLIKASSQVIQTPSVASLLSNPNITVTPAKNKENQVASEIIASLKATSAPTSTITTNTRTPGPITVDLTNTASASLQQRNPLQCQVCNETFSSQSLLKNHLVLHLRKVRPATVRPTISAPVARSSVSNQTLEVNSSTSRTYPSSQRGRTGESTTLSTSGCVSAVNSSATSKQGPHPPVATRSNTDGETNSLAVVMKSVSNQVLAVDSFTSRTKTLCSPSGQTPCVTTASTSGYASINNKLVIGRQGPHSLAIAKTTTTTDDVHSEQSKSGEILGSCRLNRPANVTPNCASSPVQSSTINEPNLLPMDKATSSNEFYIPIVDLKRQDVMTQLELMGINQFIPASNLTSSTDHSDFAIPVMSATAVRRAGTTGFPNLSGVINLGSPKMFPFNSK; translated from the exons atgcAGTATCCATCGCAATGCTACCCTACACCTTCCCGATCCATCCAGCCTAACGACTTCTCTAGAGCTAGTGTCAGTTCAGTAATGGCTTTTGCCAGCAATCATAGCCCAGCACACATCCATGCGGTTTCCACCACCAGTTATCTTCAGCAAACCCCGAATAATCCAGTTCAATCGGTACCATCTTCCAGCCATCCGCGATGTCAGTTCCCCATCAATAACGGCATTTATAATGCTACGTTACATCATACCAATAGCCCTTTGCCACATTACCCTGATCAACCCTCTGCTCCTATCGTCCACCATGTTCAGTTGCAGATCCCAGCTGCCCAGTCTACTCGACCATCTTTCTCCACGGCACAGACTACTGTCCGTCAGCAAACAGTGGTGCATCCAGGTCAACAAGCACTTCGTCATGCTCTAACCAGTTCACCGGGAACCTCAGTCCGTCCTCATCAAATAATTCAACAGCGCCCTGGATATGTAGTTATCCGGCCACAGCCGTCCAATAGTCTGAGCCCAGGCTGTATACTTCCAACATCTCCTCGTGTGGCGCTCAGTTCGCAACCCGTGGGGATCACTTTGCCGACTACATCTACGGTTGCTGTTGCGACTTCGTCAGCCATGCGTCTTCCTCCGCCTTATCCAAGGCAGCAGACTTCAAGCGCACCAAATCAGTCTACTACGCAGAAACGACTTTTAACAGCCGAAGAAGGAGTACCAGAGGTATGCCAACCTCCTCGTAAAATAGCCCGtgctgaagaagaagttgCTGCCTCTGCCTCGAAGCCCAGTGGAGACTGTGAAGTGCGAATTGTTCCAAAGAAACAGACAGGTCTACCCGTCATTCAAAGCGTAGAAGGTGGAATTAACACGGTGCTCATAAAAGCTAGTTCACAGGTCATTCAGACGCCATCTGTTGCGTCACTGCTGAGTAATCCCAATATAACGGTCACACcggcaaaaaataaagaaaatcaagttgCATCTGAAATCATTGCAAGTTTGAAAGCTACAAGCGCCCCCACGTCAACAATAACTACCAATACCAGAACGCCTGGTCCCATCACAGTCGACTTAACGAACACAGCGTCTGCTTCACTGCAACAGCGTAACCCTTTGCAATGTCAAGTTTGCAACGAAAC CTTCAGCTCTCAGTCGCTACTTAAAAACCATTTGGTGCTTCATCTAAGAAAGGTGCGTCCCGCCACAGTCCGACCAACGATTAGTGCGCCAGTTGCCCGGAGTTCGGTCTCCAATCAAACGTTGGAAGTAAATTCATCTACGTCTCGTACGTACCCAAGTAGCCAGAGAGGACGAACTGGTGAATCCACAACCCTTAGCACGTCCGGTTGTGTTTCAGCGGTCAATAGTTCTGCAACCAGTAAGCAAGGGCCACATCCACCTGTCGCCACACGATCAAACACAG ATGGTGAAACGAATAGCTTAGCGGTTGTCATGAAATCGGTTTCTAATCAAGTATTAGCAGTCGATTCGTTCACATCTCGCACCAAAACTCTTTGTAGTCCTAGTGGGCAAACTCCTTGCGTGACAACAGCCAGCACATCTGGTTATGCTTCCATAAATAATAAGCTGGTCATCGGTAGGCAGGGGCCTCATTCTCTTGCCATCGCCAAAACAACCACGA CTACTGACGATGTACACAGTGAGCAATCCAAAAGCGGAGAAATATTAGGATCATGCCGACTAAATCGACCAGCTAATGTTACGCCTAATTGTGCAAGCTCACCCGTTCAATCTTCCACCATTAACGAGCCGAATTTACTTCCGATGGATAAAGCAACTTCATCAAACGAATTTTATATTCCCATCGTGGACTTAAAACGCCAAGATGTTATGACTCAGCTCGAATTAATGGGAATTAATCAATTTATCCCCGCATCTAATTTAACATCTTCAACCGATCACAGTGATTTCGCTATACCTGTTATGTCAGCGACCGCGGTGCGACGGGCAGGGACGACTGGTTTCCCTAACTTGAGTGGAGTAATTAATCTTGGATCCCCGAAAATGTTTCCTTTTAATTCAAAGTAA